One window from the genome of Microcebus murinus isolate Inina chromosome X, M.murinus_Inina_mat1.0, whole genome shotgun sequence encodes:
- the OTUD6A gene encoding OTU domain-containing protein 6A, with protein MEDLQNEHQRMIRRHHREKKELQARIQAMKNSVPKSDKKKRKQLLLDVARLEAEMEQKHQQELEKFQESFPDSSNLDSVTEDLAKMNLENQPPRISRAQKRRERRAALERERQERIMEAEMEHLASFRREEEEKLAIILGAKNLEMKDIPADGHCMYRAIQDQLVFSVTVESLRCRTADYMQKHVDDFLPFFSDPETGDAYGRDDFLSYCDDIVRSASWGGQLELRALSHVLQTPIEVIQADSPVVVIGEEYTRKPLTLVYLRYGCSLGEHYNSVKPLEAGAAGGAAPRLF; from the coding sequence ATGGAAGATCTTCAGAATGAGCACCAGCGGATGATAAGACGCCACCACCGCGAGAAGAAAGAGCTACAGGCCCGTATCCAGGCCATGAAAAATTCGGTCCCCAAGAGcgacaagaagaaaagaaagcagttgCTCCTAGATGTGGCCCGCCTCGAGGCCGAGATGGAGCAGAAGCACCAGCAAGAGCTGGAGAAGTTCCAAGAGAGCTTCCCTGACAGCAGCAACCTCGATTCTGTCACTGAAGATCTGGCCAAGATGAATCTCGAGAACCAGCCTCCCCGGATCTCGAGGGCACAGAAAAGACGAGAAAGAAGGGCGGCCCTCGAGAGAGAACGCCaggagaggatcatggaggccgaAATGGAGCACCTGGCCAGCTTCCGgcgtgaggaggaggagaagctcGCCATCATCCTGGGGGCCAAGAATCTCGAGATGAAAGATATCCCGGCTGACGGCCACTGCATGTACCGCGCCATCCAAGACCAGCTGGTGTTCTCGGTGACCGTGGAGAGCCTGCGTTGCCGCACCGCCGACTACATGCAGAAGCACGTCGACGACTTCCTGCCCTTCTTCAGCGATCCCGAAACCGGTGACGCCTATGGCCGCGATGATTTCCTGAGCTATTGTGACGACATCGTGCGCAGTGCCTCGTGGGGAGGCCAGCTGGAGCTGAGGGCCCTGTCTCACGTCCTGCAGACCCCCATCGAGGTGATCCAGGCCGATTCGCCGGTCGTGGTCATCGGGGAGGAGTACACCAGGAAGCCGCTCACCCTCGTCTACCTGCGCTACGGCTGCAGCCTCGGGGAGCACTACAACTCCGTGAAGCCGCTCGAGGCCGGCGCCGCGGGGGGAGCGGCTCCGCGCCTTTTCTAG